The DNA window GTATTCCTGGTCCTCCTCAGCGGCGACGACAGCCACGCGGGAAGGTTCTACGCGCTGGCCGCCTCCCTCTTCCTGCTCTGGTACCTCACGGCGGAAAGACCCGGACTTACTGACGAATTCCTGACATACCTATCGTCCGCCCTAAAATTCACGGCCGGCGGCTCCCCGGACTCCCCCCTGAGCGCCATCATGGGAGCAGTCTTCAGAACGGTGCCCCCCATCGAGGAGAACATAATCTTCGTCCACTGGCTCCTTATACTCCTGATAATGTCTTTCGCGTTCTACCTGGCCCCGAGGAGGTCCCGCGAGCTGGGCTTTCTGGTCTTCGGGCTGACCTTCGTCGCCCCGATGTTCAGGGAGAGCTTCTGTGAGGTAAGCGGGGATGCCCTGGGCCTTGCGGGTTTCATGATAGCCCTCGCGATAGTGAGCAACGTGACGTTCTCGCCCGAGAAGTTGAAGGCGCTCCTCCAGACGGGGGTGCTGTCCCTGTTCACCCTCCTGGCGGTGGCGATAAACCCCTACCTCGTCCTGATGCCGCTGATATTTGTGATAGCCTTCCCCAAGAGACACCTCAGAAACTACGCGTACCTTCTCATAACCGGCATTGGAGTCTTCCTGCTCTACGGGGCCTTCGGACTGCCGCCAGGCATACCATCAAACATGGACCCCAACACGCCCGCACATGTCAGGGACTTCCTGCTGAACGGCTCCCTCACGATCACAACTGCAGTTTACGCGATCGCGGGAAGAGAAAAAGGCATAAGAATGAAGGGACAAACGGCATTTCTGTTCCTGATGACCCTGATCTACATCCCTGTGGCGCTCTTCGTGCCGGCCATGTTCCCCTACTGCTTCGTCCTGCTGGCAGCCCTCGCGGTCCGCCTAATCCACGGGCTCACTCTTCGAACTTGATAGCGCCGATGAGGGTTCCCTTCAAGTGGGGCCCTATCTCCTTGATTATGCCCGGCGCCTGGGTGCCCTTCTTGAGTATGAGGAGCGTCTCCATGAGGCCCAGCTCCTCGACGCGCCTAACGTCCCTGCCGTGGCCGGTCTGGATGAGGGCTTTCTCAACGTTCTCGCTAACCGTCCCGGTTATGAAGAGCTTGTCGTGGCCGTCGCTGAGCCAGGATTTCATGCGCCTCAGCTGAGAGTCGCTGAAGGCCAGCTCAACCTCCCTGGCACCGAACTCTACATCCCTAACGGTCACCTCGACGGGGAGGTTGTCAACCCAGCCGAACCTGCCTATCATCTCCCTGACCGGAATCTCACCGAAGGTCTCCTTCAGGTAGTAGAGGGGCAGGAGGGCATCCTTCGGCCTCGGGCTGAAGATTCCAACGTCAACGTAGGCGCCGTAGCCAACCTTCCCGAGGTCTATGAAGCGGCCGCGGTAGGTCTCTCCCTCTTTAACCGCGCTCAGCCTGTACGGAACCTCGCCGAACTCATCGCGCACCAGGTTCGCGCTTATCTCCTCGTCCTCCCCGGTAAGGGAGACCTTCACCCAGTTCTTCTTGACGGCAGAAAGCTTCCACTCAACTTCCAGATCGCCCAGAAGGGCCTTCAGTCTCCTGTCGAGTTTAAGAAAACCGCTCCTGTCACCGTAAACTTTCTCCAGAATAACCACTTCCTCCATTCTCACCATCCCCGAAGTTCATTAAAGGAAAGCCATTCAGTTGGACTTCTTTCTGGGCTTCTTCCTGAGGCCGAGTTCTATCTCAAGCTCCTCGATGCGTCTCTTAAGCTCCTCCACGACCTCTGTGTTGTCGTACTGCATGAGCATCGCGCCACATATCGGGCACTGGAACTCGTACTCCATGGCCTCGTCGAAGGTAAGCTTTGGATGACCCGGTGTGCCGCAGTGGTAGTATATCTCGCTGGTCTCCTCCTCCAGCATCTCCCTGAGCTTCTTGAGCTCCGCCATCTTTTTGGAGCGGATTATCTCGGGGAGGCGCTTGGTCTCAAGGCGCCAGTAGTAGTAATACCAGCCGGTCTCCTTGTCGCGGATGCGCTTGAACTCCGCCAGTCCCTGGTCGTAGAGCATGTAGAGAACCTTTCTCACTGTATTAACGCGTATCTCCGTTATCTCTGCAAGTTCCTCGTCCGTGGCTTCCTTCTTCTTCTCAAGAGCCTTAATTACCTCAACGGCCTCCTCGCCGCCCATGTCCATTGCAAGTTCGAGGAGCTCCTTGTTCTTCCGCCTTGCCACAGTAACGACCTCCAGAGAATATTCGATCCCCTGACTTCACGCCCACAAAGCTGTCCAATATTAAACTATGTGGACTGCACTATATATAGGTTTTTGTCATATTTCCAACCCCAATGAACAGAAAAGAACATCAGATGAGGGGGTCACTCGGTGAAGTACTCGTTGAGGAGCTCCTTTGCCGAGGGCTTGTAGAGCTCTATAACTTCTATGTGCTCTATGACGTTTCCCTCGCGGAGCTGAAGCTTGACCTTCCCGCCGTAAACCTGAAGGTCATCAAGCATACCGTATATGGCATCCTCCGCCTCCAGGGGGGTCTTGAACTTCATTATGTACTCCTCTCCCTCCGAGAGAATGAGCTTGACCCAGTACTCGTTCTTCCTCTTGAACGGACGGGTGATCTTGGGCTTGAAGTTGTCGATTATGATTTCCAAGCGCGCCACCTCCACTCTAAGGACTTTTGGCCCCTCTAAGACTTTTAGGGCACGGATTTTTAAGGGTTTCTTAACAGGAAGCTTAAAAGGAGTACATCGACAGGTATTTAAACGTTATGAAAGGGGCCCCTGCCCACGGGGAGGGGAAAAAGAGCCCGCTCAGTTTCTGCCGAAGGGCAGGTTGAGACCCACCTCCCCGGCGGCGGCTATGACGTCCTCAAGGGGCATCACCGCGCTTCTGGCTCCAACCTTCTGAACGGTGAGGTACGCCAGAAGCATCCCGAGCCTCGCGGCGTC is part of the Thermococcus celericrescens genome and encodes:
- a CDS encoding DUF2110 family protein: MEEVVILEKVYGDRSGFLKLDRRLKALLGDLEVEWKLSAVKKNWVKVSLTGEDEEISANLVRDEFGEVPYRLSAVKEGETYRGRFIDLGKVGYGAYVDVGIFSPRPKDALLPLYYLKETFGEIPVREMIGRFGWVDNLPVEVTVRDVEFGAREVELAFSDSQLRRMKSWLSDGHDKLFITGTVSENVEKALIQTGHGRDVRRVEELGLMETLLILKKGTQAPGIIKEIGPHLKGTLIGAIKFEE
- the tfe gene encoding transcription factor E → MARRKNKELLELAMDMGGEEAVEVIKALEKKKEATDEELAEITEIRVNTVRKVLYMLYDQGLAEFKRIRDKETGWYYYYWRLETKRLPEIIRSKKMAELKKLREMLEEETSEIYYHCGTPGHPKLTFDEAMEYEFQCPICGAMLMQYDNTEVVEELKRRIEELEIELGLRKKPRKKSN